The Aeromonas veronii genome includes the window CAAGGAAGTGCAGCAAGACTCCTTCCGTGAACACATCCGGGTAGCGCGGGCACTGAACAAGCCCCTCATCATTCATACCCGGGATGCTCAGGACGATACCTTGCGGATCATGCGTGAAGAGGGGGCGGATCAGGTGGGCGGTGTACTGCACTGCTTCACCGAGTCTCTCGAGATGGCCGAGGCGGCCATGGCGATGGGGTTTTACATCTCCATCTCCGGCATCGTCACCTTCAAGAATGCCGCCGCCTTGCAGGCGGTGGTCAAGGTGCTGCCCCTCGAGCGGCTGCTGGTCGAAACCGACTCGCCGTATCTTGCGCCTATTCCCCATCGGGGGAGGGAGAACGAGCCCGCCTTCGTGCGAGACGTCGCCCAGTTTATTGCCGACCTTCGCCAGATCCCGCTGACGCAGTTGGCCGAGGCCACCAGCCACAACTTCTTCGAGCTGTTCAAGCTGGCAAAAAAATAATCAACAAGGCCCCATCAACGGGGCCTTGTTATTTTCAATCGACAGGATAACCCACCTGATAAAAACGAAAACCGAATCACGTTATCTCTCACCATTCAACTGAACAGAAGCAACTCGGTTTCTGGAAACAGGTGAAATGGCAGTCGGGGGATGGGAGGTTCCCACTGATGCTGAAGGGGGTTAAAACTGACTTCCTATAAGTATCGATAATATTCATTATCGATACTTGATGGATCTGGAAGATCCTGTAAGATCCTCGTAAACTTCTCATTGAATCATCAGCTTAAGTGACCTATCCATCCTCACAGGTGTCTGCCCATCACTCATTGCAGGCAGTATTCGATCCCGGGCTCAACAGCCGAGCTCGCCGCTTCCTGCGCAGCGCAAAATCGGACTCGACCCTCAATGCCTATGAGGCGGACACCCGCATCTTCGTCTACTGGTGCCAGTTGCAGCGGCTGGATCCACTGCAAAGCACCCATCATGACATCATGAACTTCCTGGCGGATCAGGCTGACGGCATTCTCGCCGACTGGGTTTGGCTCGATAAGGAGGAGGGGAAGGGAGAGCTTCGCAACGGCGAGCCGCGCAAACCGGCAACCTTGGTGAGGCGTCTTGCCGGCATTCGCTACGCCTTCAAACAAAAAGGCGTTCACCCCATGCCGACCGAGCACGCAGAGATCAAGGAGATGATGCGCGGCATCGTGCGCCTCGGGGATAATCGCAAGCGCAAGACCGGGGCGCTGACCCTGCAGCCGCTGAACCAGGTACTGGATGAGATAGATACCCGCAGCCTCGCCGGTTTGCGGGATCACACCTTGCTGCTGCTGATGTTCAGCGGCGCCCTGCGCCGCTCGGAGGCGGCCCGTATCGAAGTGAGCGATCTCCAGTTCGTGGGGCAGGGGATCCGCCTTCGCCTCAAACCGAGCAAACATCAGTTGCACGAGACCGAGATAGCCCTAATCCCCGGTAAACACCACTGTCCGGTCAGAGCGCTGCAACGCTGGCTGAAACAAAGCCGGATCGATGAGGGGCCGCTGTTTCGGCGCATGAACCGCTGGGGACAATTGATGCCGGATGCCCTAGGCCCACAGGGCATCAACCTGATGATCAAGCGCCGCACCGGCCAGGCCATCGACGATCTCCAGGTCAGCGGCCACAGTCTGCGGCGCGGTTTCATCACCTCGGCGGTCACCGCCGGCAAGCCCATGAACAAGATCATCGAAGTAACGAGGCACAAGGACATACGCACCTTGCAGGAGTACTTCGATGACGCGCACAAGTTCTCCGACCATGCCCTGGATGGCCTGTTATAAGCCTCTCGTCCTGTTCACCGCCAGTTATCTGTCCATAGGGTGATTTTCATCACCCTGTTTTCCAAAAGAAAATTCATCTCACCCCCGAGCCTACGCCTGCCGTTGAGGCCATATTCGATATCTCAGGGGTGGAGAAGATGACGGGAGGCAACCCGACCCTGGTGATCACATTGCTGGAGCAGATGAATGAGAGCACCCGAGGGGATCTGGCCACGCTGGAGCAACTGCTCAAGTCCCCGGATCTGGCGCGTTTTGACAGTCTGGCTCACCGCATTAAAGGAGCGGCCAAGATCATCAAGGCCCGCCCCCTGTTTGCCTGTTGTGAGGCCCTGGAGGCGTCGTGTCAGCGCCAGGACATGTCACGGGTTACCCAACAGGCGCTGCAACTGGCCACCGCCATGGAAGAGCTGATCACGGCCATTGAGCAACAAGTGCTGAACAAAACCCAGATTAACCACAAACAAACCATGAGTTAACATTTGGTCAACTGGACTCGAGGTGGTTAAGACTTTTCCTACAGATCCGTAGGCTGGGACCGACAGAGATTCTCGTGCTGAATTCTTAAAATGGCGGTGCGTTGTGAATACACATAGACGCTCGTTTCATTATCAGGAGCTAAACATGAAAAAAGTAATCTTCGCCGCCGTATCCGGTCTTGCCATGATGAGTGCCCAGAGCGCCTATGCTGCCGATGGCCAAATCACCATCACCGGTGAGGTTGTCGATGCTGCCTGTGACATCGCCGTCAATGGTGGTGTGAGTGATGCCACTGTCCAGTTGCCAACCATTTCCAAGACCGCCCTGGCCAATGCCGGTGACATCGCGGGCAGCACGCCAGTCATGATGTCCCTGAGCAACTGCCCGGCCTCCGGTGCCGTACGTGCCTTCTTTGAAGCCATGAACGTTGACCAGAGTACCGGCAACCTCCAGAACCTGGGTTCCGCCCAGAATGTCCAGGTTCAGTTTGCCAACCCTGCTGGGGCCGCTATCGACATGCGTGACCAAAGCCAAAACATGTTCACCTCCTTTGTTGACAATGCCGGTGTCGGCTCGGCCGACATTCAATACACCGTTCAATACGTGGCCACTGACGCAGCTGTTGCCGGTACCGTCGCTACCGTGGCGAGCTATAACCCCTTGGCAGCAGACCCTGTGCTGCTGCCATACTTTTTTAGATGGATATCTATCGATAAGCCGTCTCTGGCAGCAGTGTTCTCTGCTGTTGCCAGTGTTTTTTTGAGGAAATCACTATGAAAACCAGCTTGAAGAGACTGTCTGCCTGCCTGATAGCCGGCGCACTCTGCTTTCCCTTGCTGGCCCAGGCCGGTGTCAAGATCATGGGCACCCGCTTCATCTACCCGGAGCAGGAACGCGAGATCACGGTGCGCCTGACCAATAACTCGGCAAGGCCGACCCTGGTCCAATCCTGGCTCGACAAAGGGGATCCATCGGTAGAGCCGGGCGCAGAAAAGCTCCCCTTCATGGTGCTGCCCCCTCTGACCCGTATCGAAGCCAACAAGGGGCAGGTCCTGCGCATTACCAAGGTTGCCAATCCCGTGCAGGATCGTGAATCCGTCTACTGGCTCAATGTGCTGGAGATCCCGCCAAGGGCCGAAGGCACCCAGGATCGCAACGTCATGCAGCTTGCCTTCCGCTCGCGCCTCAAGCTGTTCTATCGGCCCGCTGGGTTGACTGGCTCCCCGATTGACGCTGCCAAGTCCCTGAGCTGGACACCAACCCCCACGGGGATCCGGGTGCGCAATGACTCGGCCTTTCACGTCAGCTTTGCCGATGTCACCGTGAAGGCGGCCGGCAGGCAATTCAAGATAGCGGCCGCCGGCATGGTGAACCCGCGTTCCAGCCGCGACTACCCCCTCAAGGGGTGGCAGGGCGCAACGGGCACCGTCAGCGCCAACTGGATCGACGACTTCGGGGCAACCCGAGACCAGAGCTACACCTTGAAACCCTGATCATCCACGCTCTATCGCCTGTTTCGATTTGCATGAACGAGGCTCACTTCAGACGCGAGTGACCGCCTCCGGCCCGCTCATGCTGTCCATTTCTCACTCTTCTGGATACGCGGTATGAACTTCTCCCGATGCACCAACACAGATAACCCGCAGATGCCTGCCGAGCGACCATGGCGACCCACGGCCATCGCCGAGGCGATCTGTGCGCTGCTCGGCATGGGCATGCTCTCGTCGGCGCTGGCGACGGAATCCCCAGAGGCGATCCCGGCGGTGTCGAGCAATGAAGCCGTCCAGTTTGACAACACATTCCTGCGGGGGCTGGGCCAGAACATCGACCTTTCTCAATTCTCCGAGGCCGGGGCCATCCTGCCCGGCACCTATACCCTGGACATCACCCTCAACGGCAAGGAGCGGCTGCGCCAATCCGTCGAAGTGACTCAAGGGGAGGGGCAAGCCTCATCCAAGTTCTGCTTTAAGGCCGCCGATGTCCATCGCTGGGGGGCCAAGCTCGAACAGCTGCCCAATCAGGAGGACGTCACGCAACTGCTGGCAACCGACTGCATCGAGGTCGGCAAGCTGATCCCGGGGGCGACCTTCACCATGGACACGGCCGAACTCACCGGGGTACTGAGCATCCCCCAGGCCTATGCGGGCCAGGTCAAACGCGGTTACGTGGATCCCGCCGAGTGGGATGAGGGGATCGACGCCGCCATCCTCGGCTATCACGCCAACGCCTTCCACAATGAGCGCGATGGCGCGGCCTCCAGCACGGATTACAGCGTCAATATCAACGCCGGCATCAATCATGGCGGCTGGCGACTGCGCCATAACGGCAGCTATCAGAGCGGTAACGACACCGGCAGCACCTATACGGCCCTCAATACCTATGCCCAGACCGATATTGATCCCCTCCAGTCCCAGCTGACCCTGGGTGAATATTTCACCTCGGGCAATGACTTTGACTGCATCCCCTTCACCGGAGTGCAGTTGGCCAGCGACGACAGCATGCTGCCGGAGAGCGAGCGGGGCTTCGCCCCCGTCATCCGGGGCACCGCCGACACCAACGCCAAGGTCACGGTGAGCCAGAACGGCAACCAGGTCTACGAGACCACGGTCGCACCTGGCGCCTTCGTCATCGACGATCTCTATGCCACCGGCTATGCGGGCGATCTCGAGGTGACCGTCACCGAGGCGGATGGGCGTGAGAAGCACTTCACCGTGCCTTTCTCCTCCGTGGTGCAGATGTTGCGCCCGGATGCTTCCCGCTTCAACCTGGCGGCGGGCCAGTACCGTGACGAGAGCCTCAGCGATGAACCCTGGTTCTTGCAGGGCACCTATCGGCGCGGGATCAGCAACAGCCTGACCCTCTATGGGGGGGCCTCGCTGAGGATTACGGTTCATTGCTGGGGGGAGCGGCCTTCGCGACCCCTATTGGTGCCGTGGCGCTGGACGCCACCTTCTCCCACGCCAGAGGGCTGCCCGGCGGACTAAACGGTCTGCCCCAGGATGGCGACATGACGGGTCAGAGTTACCGGGTGAGCTACAGCAAGCTGCTGGATCAGAGCCGCACCAACTTCTCCCTCGCCGCCTATCGCTTCTCCAGCGAAGAGTTTCTGAGTTTTGGCGACTTCGCCCGCCAGCGCGAAAACACGGACAGCACCTACATGCGCGAGCGCAATCGCTTCCAGCTCAGCGTCAGCCAGCCCATGGGGCAGTATGGGGATCTCAACTTCACCGGCCTTATCCGTAATTACTGGGGAGAGCAGTCGAGCGTCACTACCTATCAGCTCGGTTACAACAAGAGCTTCGGCTGGGGCAGCCTCGGCGTCTCCGCCAGCCGGGAACTGCAGGAGTACGGCAGCAACGACACCCTGATGCTGACCGCCAGCATCCCCATCGGCAGCGGCCGCCAGCGCCCTCTGCTCAGCACCACGGCCACCTTCAACGAGGACCACAGCAGTTCGGTTCGAACCAACCTCTCCGGTTCCCTCGGCGAATACAGCCAGCTCAACTACGGCCTCTATGGCAGCCGGGACCATGACAGCACGGGCAATGATTACACCTATGGCGGCAACCTCAACTACCGCACCTCGGCCGCCCAGCTCGGGGCCAGCTATAGCCACGGAGAGAGCTACAACCAATACTCGGCCACGGCGAGCGGCACCCTGGTGCTTCACTCGGGCGGTGTGGTCATGAGCCCGGAGCGGGGCGAGACCATGGCACTGATGGTGGCCGACGGCGCCCCCGGCGCCATGCTCAACACCGACCAGGGCAATCGTCTGGATGGCGATGGTCAGGCCCTCAAGGCAGAGCTCACCCCTTATCGCCAGAACACGCTCGGCATCAGCCCCCGTGGCTTGCCGATGGATGTCGAGCTGCAGGTCACCTCCCAACGCGCGGTGCCACGCCGTGGCGCCGTGGTACGACTCGATTACGCCACCCTCAATGGCAAGCCGCTGCTACTGCGCCTGGACGATATCCGCATTCCCTTCGGGGCGAGTGTGAAAGATGGGGACAACAACCAGGTGGCCCTGGTGGGGCAGGGGGGATCATCTTCCTGCGCGGCGAACACAAGGGGCTGAAAGTCGTCTGGGGTCCGCAGTCTGAGCATCAATGCCAGTTGCAATATCCCCCCGTGAGCGATGACAGCAGCGAGAATGTCTACCAGCAGCGCGATGCGACATGCACCTAGTGGCAGGTTTTAAATAATGAAATACCTAATATTTCAGTGTTTTGTTTTGCTTTGTGGAGTCTCGTATGGTTAACATATTATATATTGCTCTAGCTTGGTTGCTGCTGGCCCTCTCCAGCCTGCTGCCCGCACACCAGGCCTTTGCCGCCAGCACTCCCATTCCGGCAGGCTTGCCGCAAAAGCAGTGCAGCGGTGATCTCACCCGCAATGTCACTGCCGTGGTTGATACCGGCGACAATGGCCAGGATGTGGGTTCCGGCGTCATCTATAAAAACAACTTCAACACCGGCACCCAGTCCACCGTGGTCTGCAATTGTCCAGACCCCTACAACTTCAGTGGCGTGACCTATTCGGCCTACTACACCCTTCCCGATAACGGTCAAAACGGCAATATCTGGGCCATCCTCAACGAGAGCCTCCATTTACAATGCGCCGGGCGCGGGCAGCCTGCAGTTGCCGTTCGAGCGTTTCTCTTCCTATAGCCAGGAGTGCAACAGCGCCAACAACCAGTTTCAGGATTCGGAGGGAATGAGCGGCAGTTTCGACGTCAAGATCACCAAGGGCATACTGGGGGAGTCGAGATTCACCGGCATTCTGGGTCGCCTCTATCGCACCTATGGCAACATCCCCGACCGCGCCTTCCCCATCGCCGAGTATTATGTGGATCTCACCGTCAAATCCAGCGCCGAGTGCAGCTTCGAGGGGGGGGGAGGTCTTTACCGTGGATCTCGGTTCCGTGGCAAGGCAGAGCCTGCAGGACGGGGCGCCGCCCGCTGGTTACAGCCCAAGGCCCCTCAATATCACCATCGAGTGCAGCAACTTGGTCACTGCCCCAACCCAACTTGAATACTTCTTCAATGGTGTGGGCGCGCCCAACGCCGAGGGTCCCTTTATCGCCACCAGCAACCCCGGCGTCGTGGTCGGCATGACAGATGATGCTGGTAACCCCATCGGGCTGGGGAGCAGCAACAGCGTGTTGCGCCCCTTCCAGAACGGCCAGTCCAGCATGGACCTGCGTTTCTACCCCGCCAAGACGCCGGGTTACAGCGCCCCCATCGAACCGGGGGCCTTTTCGGCCAACGCCATCGTCACCGTCACCGTCACGCTCCCCTGATGCTGACCATTTATTTGAAAAAATGCCGCAATAGCAATACAGGAAACGCCATATGAATGACCCGCACGCAATGGCGCATAAAGGGGCAATAACCAGGGTCTGCCTGACGGTGATGCTGGTTGTCGTCTCCCTCTGGTCCAAGGGGGCCATGGCCGAGTTGCCAGTGAATCAGTGCGAGGGTAATCCGCTGATCAATCACCAACTGGTGATTGATCAAACATTCGGGGATGGCACGGCCGCCACCGGAGATAAAATGACCCTGGAAGCAGGGTCCGGACAGTCAGGCACTGGCCTGTGCAATTGCCGTGACAGCAAAAGCTATTATTCGTGGTTCACAGGGCGATCCAACTTACCCGAGGCGGGGGGCGGTTACTATCAACTCAACGAATATCTCGACGCACAAATTTCTATCTATGTTTATAGCGCCGGATTTCAACTGGTGCCCTTTACCTCGGTACAAAATAGCGCGACCTCTCAATGTGCCGGTGCCAATACCGTGGTCTCTGGGGTCGCCACAGGGGGACGGGCAATGGTGACCTTCCGCTTGCGCAAAGGGATTGTGGGGTACGTGAAATATTCAGGTGAGCTCGCCTCCCTCTATTGGATGATAGGTTCAAATAAGCTCCCCGATTTTAACTATCCCTTCGCGGTGGTGAATGCGGATATTACGCTGGGGGCGCTCGCGCAATGCAATTTCAGACAAGGCGATACCTTTACCGTTGATCTGGGCGATGTCTACAAGGGCAATATGACGGACGGCAACATACCGAACAATTACACCCCCAGAAACATTGATCTGAGTGTGGATTGCACCAATCTGGACAGCTCGGCCCTTGAATATAATTTCCAGAGCGCCTCCGGCTCCACCGGTGATTTTATCAACACGGATCTTCCGGGAGTGGGCGTGGGGTTGCTCGATGGGAGTGGCAACCCCATTGGACTCGGCATCAATAATGCGGTGACGGTCCCGACGGTTGGTACAGTAGATAATTCCGCAAGCGACTTTAATGTCAAACTGTATCCGACCAAATTGGCAGGACAAGAGGTGCAGCCTGGCCACTTCTCGGCGCAAGCCATCGTGACGGTTTCAATACCCTAGTGCCAGGCTGAATGTTCAAACACAGACGCGGCCCCATGCATATTGGTAGCCATGGTCGCAAAGGGGATCCGAGATGGATTCCCTTTTTCGCTTTCAATTGCAGGGAACGGTTGTTGCTCAATTCTTCATCGGCCCAGGGTGGGTCATATCCACAATCAACCGGTCAGAACTGTATGAGTATTGCCATGATGAACCTTATGATTGCCGGGCCTCGCTGGTTATTGAAATCGGTGGGCATTCTTTCGCTGACCCTCTTCTTTGCCTGGCCCAATGTAGCATCAGCCAAACATCGCTGGCAGTGTGAAGGGGATCCCTTGATTGTGCATAAATTCGCGGTTGAATCCGACCTGGCTGCGGATAGCACGGGTAATGCCGCGGGCACCCTGATAGAGGAGGAGAGTCACTCCGGGCAATCCGGCAGAGGGAAATGTGATTGCTGGGAGGATGGCCAATATTACTCATTTTTCACGGCGACGACCGACTTGCCAGATGCAGGCAATGGCTGGCGGATGCTCAATGATTATATCGAGGTGAAAACCTTTATATTCATCTATGGTCCAGGTTTTCAGGAAGTGCCGTTTGATAGCGTCCAGAATGCCGGATTGTCGACCTGCTATAAGCGGGACTCCCTGGTCAGCGGGGTCGCCACCGGCAGTCAAATCAAGACGCAGTTTCGGCTGCGCAAGGGCATCATCGCCCAGGTCTTGTTTTCCGGACGGCTCGCCACCCTGTACTGGCGACTGGCCCCTGATCCTGGCTCCGTCGATTACGCCTATCCCTTCGCCTATGTCGATGCGAATATCCAGCTCAATGCCGATACCTCCTGCTCGTTCAGACAGGGGGATACCTTTACCGTGGAGCTGGGCAAGATTGGCAAAT containing:
- a CDS encoding TatD family hydrolase — protein: MLLVDSHCHLDRLSYGSKQTDMADVLAKAAAQEVGYFLCVSVTQGQFPTMLAAIAPYPQVFASCGVHPLNQDPGVDASLLLTQAADSRVVAIGETGLDYFYSPENKEVQQDSFREHIRVARALNKPLIIHTRDAQDDTLRIMREEGADQVGGVLHCFTESLEMAEAAMAMGFYISISGIVTFKNAAALQAVVKVLPLERLLVETDSPYLAPIPHRGRENEPAFVRDVAQFIADLRQIPLTQLAEATSHNFFELFKLAKK
- a CDS encoding site-specific integrase; translated protein: MRSAKSDSTLNAYEADTRIFVYWCQLQRLDPLQSTHHDIMNFLADQADGILADWVWLDKEEGKGELRNGEPRKPATLVRRLAGIRYAFKQKGVHPMPTEHAEIKEMMRGIVRLGDNRKRKTGALTLQPLNQVLDEIDTRSLAGLRDHTLLLLMFSGALRRSEAARIEVSDLQFVGQGIRLRLKPSKHQLHETEIALIPGKHHCPVRALQRWLKQSRIDEGPLFRRMNRWGQLMPDALGPQGINLMIKRRTGQAIDDLQVSGHSLRRGFITSAVTAGKPMNKIIEVTRHKDIRTLQEYFDDAHKFSDHALDGLL
- a CDS encoding Hpt domain-containing protein; this encodes MTGGNPTLVITLLEQMNESTRGDLATLEQLLKSPDLARFDSLAHRIKGAAKIIKARPLFACCEALEASCQRQDMSRVTQQALQLATAMEELITAIEQQVLNKTQINHKQTMS
- a CDS encoding fimbrial protein, with the translated sequence MKKVIFAAVSGLAMMSAQSAYAADGQITITGEVVDAACDIAVNGGVSDATVQLPTISKTALANAGDIAGSTPVMMSLSNCPASGAVRAFFEAMNVDQSTGNLQNLGSAQNVQVQFANPAGAAIDMRDQSQNMFTSFVDNAGVGSADIQYTVQYVATDAAVAGTVATVASYNPLAADPVLLPYFFRWISIDKPSLAAVFSAVASVFLRKSL
- a CDS encoding fimbrial biogenesis chaperone, with amino-acid sequence MKTSLKRLSACLIAGALCFPLLAQAGVKIMGTRFIYPEQEREITVRLTNNSARPTLVQSWLDKGDPSVEPGAEKLPFMVLPPLTRIEANKGQVLRITKVANPVQDRESVYWLNVLEIPPRAEGTQDRNVMQLAFRSRLKLFYRPAGLTGSPIDAAKSLSWTPTPTGIRVRNDSAFHVSFADVTVKAAGRQFKIAAAGMVNPRSSRDYPLKGWQGATGTVSANWIDDFGATRDQSYTLKP
- a CDS encoding fimbrial protein codes for the protein MARQSLQDGAPPAGYSPRPLNITIECSNLVTAPTQLEYFFNGVGAPNAEGPFIATSNPGVVVGMTDDAGNPIGLGSSNSVLRPFQNGQSSMDLRFYPAKTPGYSAPIEPGAFSANAIVTVTVTLP
- a CDS encoding fimbrial protein — translated: MNDPHAMAHKGAITRVCLTVMLVVVSLWSKGAMAELPVNQCEGNPLINHQLVIDQTFGDGTAATGDKMTLEAGSGQSGTGLCNCRDSKSYYSWFTGRSNLPEAGGGYYQLNEYLDAQISIYVYSAGFQLVPFTSVQNSATSQCAGANTVVSGVATGGRAMVTFRLRKGIVGYVKYSGELASLYWMIGSNKLPDFNYPFAVVNADITLGALAQCNFRQGDTFTVDLGDVYKGNMTDGNIPNNYTPRNIDLSVDCTNLDSSALEYNFQSASGSTGDFINTDLPGVGVGLLDGSGNPIGLGINNAVTVPTVGTVDNSASDFNVKLYPTKLAGQEVQPGHFSAQAIVTVSIP
- a CDS encoding fimbrial protein, coding for MSIAMMNLMIAGPRWLLKSVGILSLTLFFAWPNVASAKHRWQCEGDPLIVHKFAVESDLAADSTGNAAGTLIEEESHSGQSGRGKCDCWEDGQYYSFFTATTDLPDAGNGWRMLNDYIEVKTFIFIYGPGFQEVPFDSVQNAGLSTCYKRDSLVSGVATGSQIKTQFRLRKGIIAQVLFSGRLATLYWRLAPDPGSVDYAYPFAYVDANIQLNADTSCSFRQGDTFTVELGKIGKYALKTGEPPLSPPPARLDLGVDCVNMQSNQVIDYTFQSASGSEGNLIKTTLPGVGIGLLDDNHNPIGLGFENSVSVPSTNASTHFFVNLYPARLPGQAIEVGQFSAQAIVTMTLP